From Proteiniborus sp. DW1:
ATATTTTTCTTTTTTCTGTCTTCTTTACTTTAAAACACAGTATCAGAATCATAATCCTCTGGGTATAGCTTATCTTTAGCAATATGAAGAGAAAGGTGTTTTTTGCTTATCTTTAGCTTCTTTTTCATAACTAATACACCATATTCTCCCTTTGCATTTTCAGTCTCATAGATTATTCCTGCTCTATTCATAAAGCTAATGAATACACTATCTCCTACATTAAACTTAGACCCCTTTCTTTGCTTTTCAAGTCCCTTATTTAGTCGTTTGGCCTCCTCAAATTTTTGTAGTTTTTGTTCATTAGCAATAGATTCATTGTTATCTTCCCAATTTTCTTTTCTCTCCTCACTTTTATATTCTAAATACTCCTTCTTTTCTTTATAAGTGACTTCATGAGCTCTTTCAATTAAATTTTTACTCATACCTAACCTTAATGCTATCAGAAAAGCATTACTCTCTCCTGCTTTACCAATACTAAGCTTGTATAAGGGCTTAAGGGTATTGATATCAAACTCCATACAACCATTTACAAATCCCTCATGATTTAAGGCAAAATCTTTGATTTCACTATAGTGGGTAGTTGCTAAAATTGTTGCACCTTTTTTGTAAAGCTCCTCTAGAACTGCAACGGCTATTCCCATACCCTCTCCTGGATCTGTTCCTGCTCCTACTTCATCCATAATAACTAGAGTATATTTATTTGCCATATCTAAAATACTGATTATATTTTTTATGTGAGATGAAAATGTACTTAGACTTTGCTCTATACTTTGACCATCTCCAATATCTACTAGCACATCTGCAAATACAGCAAATTCACTTCCATTCTCTACTGGTACATGGATACCTGATTGAGCCATCATAGTTAACAAGCCTACAGTCTTAAGTGCCACAGTTTTGCCACCAGTATTTGGACCAGTAATAACTACTCCTTTGTACTCTTTTCCAACTGTAAAATCTAATGGTACTGCTGATGTTCCTATAAGAGGATGTCTTCCTTTCTTAATATTTATATAATTATCAGTATTGAATTTTACAGTTGTTCCACCAATACTCTTACTATACTTGCCTTTGGCAAAAATGAAGTCATAATGACACATAACTTCAATATTTCTATTGAACTCTCTTTCTCTATTTTCTATCATTACAGTAAGAGTAGATAATATCCTATATACTTCTTTTTCTTCTTCAATTAAACATACATTAAGCTCGTCCTGGTATCTCTTAACTTCTGCTGGTTCTATAAAGGCTGTAGAGCCACTTCCAGACATGTCATGAATACTTCCTTCTATACTTTTCTTATATTCATTCTTTACTGGAATTACATACCTTCCATTCCGTGTACTGATTAGTCCATCTTGAAGATAACTTCTATATTTTTCATTTCTAAGTATGCTCTCAAGCTTACTCCTTATCCTTTCTTCAAGAATTACGATTTTCTTGCGTATTTTTGATAATTCAGAGCTAGCTCTATCATCTACCCTTCCATGGACGATACAACGTTCAATCTCTTCCCTTAAGTAGTCTAGCCCAAAAGTAGATAGTGCATATGAGCTAATAGTAGGAGCTACGTGTTCCTTATCTGACATAAATCTTTTGAGCTTTGTCACTTCTCTTAATAAACCTGCTACATTATCTAAATCCTCAGGGTTAAGTACTATGCCCTTTTTAATCTTTTGCTTTACATTATTGATTCCAATTAAGCTATGAATCGGAACACTTGAACTAATATCTACTATAGCCCTTGCTTCAGTAGTTTCATTCATATTTTTTTCTATTAAACTGATGTCTATATATGGTTCTAGCTTATCAATCTCTTCCTTTGCCAAATCTGATAATGCAAAACCTTTTAATGTTTCTTTTATTTTGTTATATTCCAATAATTCAATAGTTTTTTTATTCATCCTTAACCTCCAAATATTTTTATAATTTTACATCATAACTTTAACCACACTTAACATCCACTCACCTCCCACTTTAGTGACAAAAAACAAAAGGCTGTAAATGAACACATGTTCACTTACAGCCTCTGCAATCTTTTATTCATAAATCCTGATACCTAAATAATTATGAAATAAAGCTATGTGATGCAATTAAATAGCTCTACTCATAAAGTGAAAATCATATCCTTATGGCTCTAGCCTTAAAATCACCTACCTAGCGCATAGATACAAGACTTTCACAAGGTAAAAAGCTTTATATAAGACAAAAAATCTGTGCAGTAGCACAGATAGATTATCCAAATTAAAATAAAGATACTGTTTTCTGTGTTCTTATCTAAGCTTAAGTCTTGAAAGTAATATCTAATTCAATCGCACAACAAACAGACCTATTAAATATAGGTACTTAGATATTTCAAGACTCAAATATTAAATTACTTAGTTAAGAACAACCTCTATCATAAAACATTCTCCCTTGTCGTAAATCAATATATATTGTATCATTTGTAATATGAAACTTCAAGTATTAATATTATTTTTTATCTATACACTACCATATGATAATCCTTATTGTTAAAGTATATACTTTTATTTATTTTTTCACTATTCTTTCTGTAATTGTAACTTTAATAGTATCACCTGGTTGCTTTCCAATCTTCGCTCGAATATCTTTTCTAATTCATATAATATGACACGGTGTCTTCATCCTTACTGAACTGCCAGCATAAGGCTCACCATCACATGTTATATATAATGCAAGGGGCCCCAGTTTTTATTTCTTATTAAAGCTTATCATGTGGGCCATCTTTTAATATGGTGAATTATTAGTATACTTACAAGCACATAGATATGCTGTCTCATTTTTTTATGGAGTAAAAGCTAGTGGTTCTTTCTATTCTAAATTATATTTTGTTATTCTACGTAAATTTATTTTCTGCAGTTGCCATACTTTTGCTATGGTAAAGTATCACTCTTTATTAAAAAACATTGTATCTGTCCTTTTGTCCTTCCTCAAGAAAATACCTACTCTAACTATCACCAAAGGGCCTTATTTGCTAAAGCTAAAGCAACTTTTAAATACTCCTTACAGGCATCATATCTTTTTAAGTATAATAAAACATTTGAAATTTCAAAATAAATTTCAGTTAGGTAGAAAGAGTCTTCATTGATATAAGGTAGCTTGTCCATGACCTTATCAAGATATTTTATTACACTTTTCTTATCATTTTTTTCATATAAGTCAAGATTATATTAATATATGTAGCACAGATTTCATCAAGGTGGTTTTCTTCATCTAAAATTTCTATTACTTTGCTATAAGACTGTAATGCATTACTATAATCACCAAGCCTATAAAAACAAACACCTTCTAACATAAAAATACTTTTTAAGTTTTTATAATTACTTTTATCAAAAAAGACCTTTGCTTTATTTAAAGCTCTAAGACATTCATCAATATTATTTAATTTTTTAAGGGCTAAAGCAATATTATAATAAAATGCTCCTTTAGCTATATCAGGCATATCATTTTGGCTTAATAGCATATATTCACATAAGTTAATAGCCTCTTTACATTTACCTGTAACTATGCAATTACTTACTAATTTCAAAGCAATCCTATATCGCTTTTTCATATTTGGTAAATCATAAGAAGCTTCTAATGCTTTAAAATAGTAGTA
This genomic window contains:
- a CDS encoding tetratricopeptide repeat protein, yielding MARNINKIMSERNLNIFIKPEDLLNPKRYEARKKADTYIERLENDLANKKFDIELDELNEIEAFLNEWDLADKKVKIYEILGNIFYESNNLSKEYYYYFKALEASYDLPNMKKRYRIALKLVSNCIVTGKCKEAINLCEYMLLSQNDMPDIAKGAFYYNIALALKKLNNIDECLRALNKAKVFFDKSNYKNLKSIFMLEGVCFYRLGDYSNALQSYSKVIEILDEENHLDEICATYINIILTYMKKMIRKV